One Nematostella vectensis chromosome 10, jaNemVect1.1, whole genome shotgun sequence genomic window, GCTCTTGTTGCATTTTTTCGCGGAATACTTTCTCGTAAACTCTGAGCGCAAATAGCGTAATGGATATTGAAGAAGGAACATCCGGGTATTTTACCGCCTCAAGTTTGGCGGTAGACCTGTAAGCCAGCAACTAATAGCTAACTGTTTCCGAGTTGCTATTTCATACACACTAAATATAACATAGATTGAGGAACTGAACGCAAATGCGTTTCTAAAGCCTTGataaaaaatcagaaaattCTGAAACCCACACTCTTTTTTCAAAACCTCATCTTCGAGTACCAGGGCGTGGAAGTCAGCTACGAGGCGCGAGAACGAGGCGGTGAAGGGGGTAAGGGCGGGAAAGAAGAGAAAGGAGGGAGAAGACGTAACGTTTTTCAAACCCGCTACCTGAAACCCACGACCTGGATGGAACTCGCGACCCGCACGATCCACACGACCCGCGCGGCCCGCAACTATTACATCGCCTTGGACTAGTGTCCTTGCGCGCTCTTTGTGACCTCTGCCACGCAGGGTGCATTGAACTTAATGTTTAGAGTAATTATGGTACAACAAGATTTGTAGATatttctagatttttttgttttttttcggaaGGATAACCATAGTAACCTTGGTTGGGCCTTCTCCTTTATCCACCTTGACAACTTACCACAGATAGTCAACCTAATTTGGCAATTTCTTCTGCATTTGTTTCAGCCCAGAAAAGTGGTACGACCCCAAGATGGAACAAAAAACTAAAGAAGGATTGGGCTACTTCTTTCTAGCGGTGGCTGTTGCAGGAATACTAATTATTCTTCTTATGATATATTTCTGCATTAAGGATAAAATGGAGTATAAAAGACGAGAGAGGGAAAGACGAGTTAGGTTCAATTTAAATAATAACAAGACATATCTGAtagagagaaaagaaaaaaacagccCGCCAGCGAAGAAAAGACGCAAACGCTGGAGACGATGGAACAGAGTGTCTCCGCTTTCTCGCATAAGAGACAACTGGGTCAGAGCCGGCCTCACCGGTCTCAACGCACTTGAGATCATTCAAGAGAGGCCAAGAATGGAAGAAGAGGAGGGAAGAGGGGCTTGGGCAGGAGTGGACGGGGAGAGAGAAGAGGAAAGGATTGAGACGGGAGTAGACGGGGAAAGAGGAGAGGAAAGGATTGAGACGGGAGTGGACGGGGAAAGAGGAAAGGAAAGGATTGAGACGGAGTGGATGGGGTAAGAGAATGAAAAAGGGCTCGAGGCCGATGAGGGGCCAGGAACTTCTTGTTCGAAACTTCTCTTCCCGCCTAGGCCACCATTGTCAGACCCGTCATGTTCACCACTCGCCAGACTCGTCATGTTCACCACTCGTCAGACTCGTCATGTTCACCACTCGTCAGACTCGTCATGATCACAACTCGTCAGACTCGTCATGTTCACCACTCGCTAGACTCGTCATGTTCACCACTCGTCAGACTCGTCATGTTCACCACTCGCTAGACTCGTCATGTTCACCACTCGTCAGACTCGTCATGTCCACCACTCGTCAGACCCGTCATGTTCACCACTCGTCAGACTCGTCATGTCCACAACTCGTCAGACCCGTCATGTCCACCACTCGTCAGACTCGTCATGTTCACCACTCGCAAGACTCGTCATGTTCACCACTCGTCAGACCCGTCATGTTCACCACTCGTCAGACTCGTCATGTTCACCACTCGTCAGACTCGTCATGTTCACCACTCGTCAGACTCGTCATGTTCACCACTCGTCAGACTCGTCTTGATCACCACTCGTCAGACCCGTCATGTTCACCACTCGTCAGACTCGTCATGTCCACCACTCGTAAATCGTCATTATAATCAACATGAATTTTGCATCAAAATCCAAGTCCGCATAACACTTTAATTGGGACTTGGTACCTAATTTCTCATTGAAGGATCGtaaaatactatcctttttccatataccATACCactcaatcttgttttaaaaactgtcgttttttaGCTCGCTTGGTCATTACCTTATTAGGcactacataccatatttgggagtcccgcttcaatcattttttcgcttttttatcgctctagaaCTTTGTtagtcgagaatttccacgtaaacttcgTGGAATTCGTGtctactacgattttgctggcagctaTCTtagaaatggagcctagtccataacgttttagaatatcacaggtctcccgcccgctcgccccaggctcttttagaccatttagaaaaacgacagctaTTTAAACAGCTGACGGTCTGTCGGTTTCAGAATTATTGGTAATATTCACGAATGATTACACCCTTCGTGGGAGCCTTTTCCTTTCGTAGTACAAAACGTTGAAATCTGTGTCGTTATATCTGTTATATAGGAACACTTGTATACTCTTACTGCGATAGAGGAAGACGAGAATATGATTCTATCGCAAGGGATTATACGGCTTCAAATTAAAGAGAACACGTTTCTAAAATTACCACTTCTACGATACCTTTAGAAcggcaatgttttttttttgttttttgtttttgcattattttcaatttccttttattttcgTGCAGAGTGAAAATAGCTGTTCAATTAAGGTTTCTACCGGTTTTTGGCGTATTCAAATCAAATCCTCATTTTTGACGCTCTGCATTATTAATCCTTTGATATTCGAAAGCAAAATAAAGACTTAATTGCTCGTTGTATTGTGTAAACAAGTTTCGGTAGAaggattttgaaaatttgatGCAAACATAACAGCTTTGGTCATGCGCTCAAGAATACTTACGAACGGGGCCATCTCACACACATGCAGTTCTGTTTTATCTGATTCTTTCATTAAAGATGGGCAAATAACCGGGTTAATTGCAGGCGTTTATCCGGTGTTTTTATAGCCGCCATCCtaggtttttcttttcttttcatttttgctcaaaatccaagatgaCGGCTATGAATCGCTCGATGGGCCGGTTTTTCGCTATAAAAACACCGGTAAACGCCTGGCTGACCACACCGCTATTTTATGCTTCTACTAAGCGTTTATTTCCATCGGGTTATTCAAGATCACTTAGATGCCTTTGATAAATTATCTGTCCTTAATCCTGGATGATTTAATATTGGAGTTTTCTTACAGaatgacagtttttttttctaatttaaacAATAACAGTGACCGGTTTACGTTCTTTTAAATGCGTTGGAAAAGCTGAGATGACTGTTGATAGATGATGtaaaatgaatgattattttacGCGGGGATCGTCTGGGGATAATGGGATGTAATTGACCTCTAGCCCGAGTATCAGGCAATTTCCtatattttttggaaaaataTACTTCAAAGGGAACGATAAAAGGCCTGCACTTGAGGTATTTGACCTCTGATTTTGTGAATGAAGAAcattggaaaaataaaagagtgaGGATTATCATGGATCCCTGAATTTGTCGCTTTGTTATAGAACTTTCATTTGATCATTTGAGTATTTAAGAAACTACCGCATAACTGTTTTAGTGTATGAATAATTAATACATCCTAACATCTTCATTaccgtaaaaaaaataatgataaaaaacgTCTCGGTTAAACTCGACACGCTTTCATACTTGCGACATAGTCTGagttaattttcatttcacttTTTGGGCTTTGCTAGATTTGAATAATCAATACATGGAGTCAAAAAGAACAACGTTTTCGTAGATAAGCCCTTAAGCTTCTTAAACGGTTCGTTTAAAATCTTCTAGGCCGCTTATGTCACTTAGAAATCACCTCTAAATGAGATGAGCGCTAATTAGGAACAGAGGAATACTCTGATGTATTTGTCtgaaaaagttttatttagcATTTACGTAAAATGTGCCCAATTAAGTGATTAGTAGAACTGGAAAAGGATAGTTAGGCGATCGAGAATACCTATGTTCCCTATGGAGTCAAATTCTAGTGAACATAAAGTCCATctttattaaaatcattaTTGAAATATTCCTTTAAATTCATGAgatatgtttgttattttcccTTTCAAACATCAACACTTCTCATTTTTCGTGCCGATTGCTCAAAAGTCCAAACACCACGTGACACGGTGTCGGCTGTTATTCACAACACTGTTTTGTCTCACTACCTCCATAAGACGTCTTTGCATATGCGCAGAAATTCATCCAATTTTCGAACCCCGATCGTCACCTTTGACGGAACTTTGGGGGCGGGACCGGGGAATGTTGTTATGGATTACGAATTTCATTAGACGCAGATTTGCACATGTTGTGTTTTTTAGAGCAGTTCAACACTAAGCGGCATCAAGCTATTCATTCTAAACGTCACGGGGTATGactggaggggaggggaggggaggggagcaGGAGGTGTCCTTTGTACGTCTATCATTAGAGTCATGAGAAGTACAACGCTGTGTTTTCGCTAGCACCGTTTTCTTAGGCAGGATTCAACTATCTTAAAAGCGGTCGCCTATTCAAAAAAGTGACAGTTATTCTCTAAAATCAATGAGACAGATATGCTCTAAAATCCATAACTTTTACTCTTAAGAACGGGTACCAATCCAGCCATTAAAGACCTATTAAAGTCATTTTGATTTCGCAGCACTCAGGTTTGCTAAAAGACTATCACTCGAGTCGGATCTTGCGGTAAGTAGCTTGTAGTTTCTTGATTTAGCGCTAGACTTTGTCTAAGTGTTACACAAATTGCGTCAAAGATCAGCACTGATTTAGCACTTAATTAACCGTTGTTTGGTTAAGAGCTACCGATAGCATTTATGGGAATGGCGGCTTAGAACCACGTTTACTAAAAATGTTTTACATGATTGCCATGACAATAGAACAAATTATCACATGATATAGCAAAAGATATTAGTGATATTAGTAAGACATACTCAACAAAAATTCACATGACATGTATAGCAGTAGGAATAAACGTGCAATGAAAATCGGTTAAGAATGAAACCTTTGCTTAAGAGCTCGAATCCCTCTTCTATTTCTAttgaaatgacaaaaaaattagTGCTCAGGTGTCTTAGAGTTTGTCGAGTTACCGAGACTTTAAAGTTATCGATACACAAGTTATGGTAATatcaagttgaaaaaaatatatatctaaaTCACCAGAAGCATCCCTAAAAGGCATAGCAATATCGAGGAGAGCTCATGTTTAAGCCCTAAGGGCAAAAGTCACTAATGCGCCTTGACAAATCCGGGGAAGCGATCAGGAATATCCACGGTAATACTAAGCGTAAACTCCCCACACGATCCGCATCGTCAGCCCAGTAAGACCGGTATAAAAATGCTCGTTAACGCACGAGCGATACGACAGAGTATCGGGATCGTAGTGGCTCAGTGCCGTCGGGACTTGGAGTCAAACCGTACCCTTGATTATCACACTAGGGTAAGTTATCGACgaatttgaagatttctttCAATATCTACCCCAACATGCCTCACTCTTattggcgcgcgggtaataacGAGTCAAGAGATTTTAGTTTTCTATTTGGAGCCTACACCGAGACTACGGCAAGCTGTCAAATGTGTTTGGTTGTAATAGGTCATTTTGGGccacttttttaaatattttttccctGGAGCACTAAGCAAATTTAATAAAGGGCGCTTTTAGGAAAATTTTGTAGCATAAAACATGGAATTAAGCACGTGAAGTTAAAAAGTAAATATTTGTTCCTTCTTAAGTGGCCAGTGCAtagtgttttaaaaaaaaatgatcattTTCTAAGTATATGTTTTATATCCCACTGTGGGAGAATATTGTGGATTTCCAGAACATTCTGTGTTTTTCCCATCGGCAATTTAAAGGCAAGATTTGAGCGACTAAAATGAAACATTGTCATTGCAACAACAGGACCTTGTTCACTGCTCCACCCAAAGCTATAACAATAGAGAAACCAGCCATAAAAAATACTTTCtgtattcatttattttatttttctacttGCGATTTTCCCCTTAAGGCcggaagaaaaacaaatgggCTAGATATGCGAAATTTTAGTTGGCTATTTTCGCGTTAAAGTGCTTCTTGATCCGAGAGTTGGATATTACATGGTTAGAAATTTTGTTGTGCTCAACATGGGCTAAGTTGCGTGGAATGGCGGAAAAGCCGAGCTGGAATAACCGAGCTTAGTTGCGTGAAAAACGGTGCGAAGTAAGCTTTATTAATTTACTTACTCGCCCCAATCTCCCTATATTCAGCCGAGCGCTACGTGCGGCTTTTCCAATAGCATTTCGAGGGCGGAGCTTTTCGAGAGCCTGGTGCTTGTATTGTGCgcactttttttcttgttgtacTCGCATATATCTCATGCAACCCTTTCATACTTCCTATCAAAAAAAAGGATGCTCAGTTTAAGAGCTATATTTAACCCAGTGAATTCCCGTCAGTCGCGGGTAACAAATAGAATAAGGCCCGATAGTTTTCAATTTTATGCAAATAACCCAGTAGATTTTCAACCTAGTGAGTTCGACGTATTTGTATTTGTTGTAATTTGTTAAATTTGTATCTGCAAGCGATTCTGAAATGAAATTTTGATGTCGGAATTGAATGGATTACGTTGTCTATGTACTCTATAAAATCGTTATTTTTAGTGACAGTTTGGGGATTTGCTATAACCTGCTACAATAAATGTCGACAGCTCTCAATTTACGAAGACATCACGGTAAATTGTCAACCTTGTGAGCATCTTTTGATATGCTCGCCAATAATTTCTAACAACCTTACATTGATTCTGGCAATGGttttaaaagtaaaataaatgcGCAGGGAAgatcttttttgcttttttatagCAAAGGCTTTCCTGTTTCAATGGCAAAAAGCGCGACTTCCCTCATATGTCTTTCTAATTCATTGAAGATGAGGACTTCATTAATTCTTGTTGCCATGGTGATGGTGAGTGTTCTGCTCCCGTACACCTACGGCTCATCATGTGACTCCTTCTGTACCGAGCAAGCGAACAAGTGTCTGACGGGCTGTGAGGGCTTCATGGGGTGTATGGAGTGCACGAACTTCGCCGGCCACTGTCGGGAGCAATGTCGAAAGAGATCCGTCAAGAGACGCAAGGAGATTCGAGCGCAATTTACAAAAGAACCCACAGAAGAATCTTAACCACCACCTCCTCCCCCTGGGTTTGATGATGTCACAAGAAATTACATGGACTACGTAAACCATTGCTTTTAAGCGACAAATCATATTACTTTGTCTTTGTGTAAATGCATACTTTATGGTAATACCCTCAATTGTAAAGATATTTGCCAAGCAAGAGAATAATAAATTATTCGAAGATACGCGTACATTTTGAATCTATATATAAGGGACAAGGTATGGAGTTTCAAGTTTCCCGTGAGTCACGCTCAGGACTGAAACTCTATGATATATCATCTGATCATGGAGATTATCATGAGGACCAAGATCATTTATTTGGAATTCTTCAGGCTAACATCTGACTCTGCgggttattaaaaaaaaacgttgcCGACAAAAACTTTTGACATCATGtcatcatcttgaaattttgGTATTGAACATACGCTCTGAAGCTGTCTGCCAGAACCTAGAGGGGAAAAATGTTCTAGAGCAACTCACAAACATACAACGTAACATACAATACCGATCAAAACGGTGGAGAGGGTATTTAAAAAGAAGGCGAGAAGGagaaaagtaaagaaaaaaaatgtaccaGAAGGGTGGGGGTCCATACCTGGGGAGTAGCCAGCGCTGCCAATTAGTGCTATGTATACAATCCTTTTTCTTTGCGCCTGAAAAGGCCGATGGGTCTACGAGCACGACCccatgcaggcccgtacccagggaggggggggggggggggggggggggggtgcagagggtgcgaacgcacccctccacaacggccgaaggtccactttcagttctcaatagacgtgccattttagacaaaactataaagcataagctagatcactctggtatgtagtcaaatccgacaataaacgtcccgtggagatactcaAAAGGcagaaaaagcatttttttcgcgggtggtcagatttttatcagagaactccttcaccccccccccccccccccccccccccgagttCATATTTACCATCTAGGCTTCCTTAGCAATGTATTTTTCTAGACATAGGGCGTTTCCGGGACCGTTTACGAAACAGGCGACTCGAAAGGgaagagggggaaggggtggtggGGAGGACAAAAGTTTGACGATAAAGTTACCTATATAAGCACTTTATTAAACTA contains:
- the LOC116604666 gene encoding protein Aeq5-like2, producing MLVNARAIRQSIGIVVAQCRRDLESNRTLDYHTRMRTSLILVAMVMVSVLLPYTYGSSCDSFCTEQANKCLTGCEGFMGCMECTNFAGHCREQCRKRSVKRRKEIRAQFTKEPTEES
- the LOC116604681 gene encoding uncharacterized protein LOC116604681, which codes for MLNQGRLVRSPEKWYDPKMEQKTKEGLGYFFLAVAVAGILIILLMIYFCIKDKMEYKRRERERRVRFNLNNNKTYLIERKEKNSPPAKKRRKRWRRWNRVSPLSRIRDNWVRAGLTGLNALEIIQERPRMEEEEGRGAWAGVDGEREEERIETGVDGERGEERIETGVDGERGKERIETEWMG